Part of the Trichoplusia ni isolate ovarian cell line Hi5 chromosome 16, tn1, whole genome shotgun sequence genome, TAGCTGTAACAGAAGTAGAAGTAGATATTTTAACTGGTACTAAATGGGTTGTAAGAGCTGATATATTCCAAGATGCTGGTCGGAGTTTGAATCCAGGCATTGACATAGGGCAGGTGAGTTGTTTTGATATTTGGACGTTTTTATAAATCTGCATTGTCTTGTTGGTCAAACATTGATGGAAACAATTCGTTATGTTATTTCCTATGAAAATTATTGGATCTTGCTCTGTGTCtagatgttatttatatttatgttggaAAACATACAtatctttattgtttaactCATTACCGTAATACGGGTTACCGTAATATGCCAAGTTTGAGATTGTGTAAAAGTGAAAAGATTGTTACTGCCAAACAGAAactatctttttaaatatatttttgtcgtaGGTGGAAGGAGCTTTCATTATGGCCACCTCCTTATGGTTGGTAGAAGATATCGTTTACGACAACAATACAGGAGAGTTATATACTGACCGAACTTGGACTTACAAGGTTAAAGGCGCGAAAGACATACCGTACGATTTCCGCGTATATTTGCAACGACAGAGACCCAATCCCGTTGGAGTTTTGGGGGCTAAAGGTAAATGAAATAAAGCTATTGAATTAAACTTTGATGGATTGAAACATACGCCactatgaattattattttttctagctGTGAGTGAGCCGCCTACTTGCCTAGGATATGTTGTAGTTGAATCCTTACGAAGTGCAATACTAAGCTCACGTAGAGACAGTGGCTACAATTCAAGTCATATTCCTCTCAGTAAGTATTATGATTTTTTGAAAACGTTAATGAAAGtgatattcttattttatttgtattttagcttaaaaaaacgacgtaaattagtaaatattctggttctgtattattatatttttaaaaccttcatgtacattatggaacgcaataaattattgagtattgactaatgaaatatttttggtttatttgaTTTCAGGAGTTCCAGTTAATGTGGAAAGTCTTATTGAGGCGGCAGATGTCAAGCTTCAGGAATTTGTgttatattgaaaaaatattaacttttacgAATGTTAcccaagtttaaaaaaagaaaagtttttacagttcgtttattatatttgaaggGATTGATTAAAGGTTTCTTGAGTTTTATCTTTTGGCGGTCTAGCTCAAGTTGAACTGACCTTGTTCATAATATCAATTGCACTTTCTTCAAATCCTATCATAGCATAAAGACAATTTTGAGACTGCAAACTGTCAAGTAGCAATTTAAGTAAAGTAAGTATTCATTAAGTTTTTTGGTTTTCgattaattattagttttatttggctTTTAGTAATCATTTATTGAGCAGCATTCTAATAGTCTAATCAGGGCTGCGTCTCATATCATGATCATCAGGAAACGGCTTCGAATATTCAACGGAGTATTtactagttatattattattatctctgGTGTCTCAACGAATTCCACTACTTCACTTTGACATGGTACATTTTTGGCTTCGAAATATATACGTAACTGTTACGCTgtccttgtttttctttttctaaagtGGTGTTAATTACATGAAtactacattaaaaatgttcaatAAGTAACAAATTAATTGATACAATTTCCtatctatttacatttttaccgGTCGTATTGAATGgtagtattaattatttacttaattaatcaataattaacaagaaatcggagaataataaaatctaacaaagaatatttcaagAGTATTCTTGTATGGACATTCTGATTCGCATGTCCTAGTGTAAAAAGGTACGTGATAGTGTGAGCAGACATTCCTGTTAATACGTCAGTAGCTCAATGTCTATAGGTACCTATGTACGAAGTCTTGAAGTGAACTGCTATAGTCCTTAGTAACTGTTGTTATCAGCTACTTAACGGATACTCTcgtctattttgttttttacccTGGGAAGACTCCATGGCTTCTCTATGAATATTGGTCTATGTACTCTACTTACCTGTCTTCTGGACTACTACCTGTGTTTTGGTTTTCCGTGGAGAGACGACGACAACCCATTTCGAGGGCACTTCTTAAGCCAAAGTCACGGCTGGCCCTAGTAATTTGGAGTCCTCCAAGGATGGGTGTAGAGATGCCTTATTGCTCATAAAAATGGATGCGCAGGATGATGCGAACGTCTCCTTTTTTGCCTGTTAGCTAATAGGGTGACAGGGTCCTACCCACAAGTCTGACCTTATGGTAGCCGTAGATCACAGTCCTACCTATCCAAATTCTAATGTTATAAGCATTTACAAAATCTCGTAGATGAACGTTTTCAACTGATATAATTTTACGGTGAACGCATTTGACGTgcttatacatattttagttgCGATTTCATACGAGATTTAAGTTGAACTCAGACTACACAGGTTCAAGCTCAAAGGGCAAAACTCAATTAAGCAGTCACAATGCTCAATTAACATGGAACGTGTTGGCGACAActttgaatttttcatttttcactaACTCTTTTAAAAGCGAGATCGTTGACATGCAGTTTACAtccagttttaattaataaatgtatttccaATGTTCGCGTTTCAAGTGGTTGGAACACAATAAAAGAACCATTTCTTAACttgaaatgaattaattaagcCGGCTCGCATTGGAGAGCTCAGTAAAGCTGAAATGTCTCGTCTTACTcggatatattttatatttcttcctAACTTTGTTCAACAGGATAATTGATGGATTTTTGAATGGCTGTGATATTACTTGTATTGGTAGGACAACTaatgtttacattataatatttttttcacaccAATACCAAACAAACGCCTCGATATAAAAACTACTCagtcaaacttgatgaaatgGGCCCGAATGACAGCTATTTCGCgatgaataaaaattataatcaaaatcggtttatccacCCCGATTCTCTCgacaaacttaaacaaaaacaaaacactgacgaattgagaacttcgTTTTTATGTTGGGTCATCATCACAGCCTATAgttgtccactgctggacataggcctctccatatgttctccagcgcgaccggttcattgccacctgcattcAACGAGACCCAGCGAATGTTGgttgaaaatgtattaatttttactAAATTGCCTTTATTTCTTAAAAGTAAGTTTGACCAGCACCATAAAATCCCataactcaatactcaatatttttattgcactccatatgttcaacaggtgttacataatataagtatagtacactctggaccctgtagggcacggcaatgtaggagagaggaggatgctaactttatttagattatgtatcacagattatttttatttattaagtggttgttttattctatttattttgtaatgttatttataactaatGTATAATCTAATGTACCGTTAGTATAATTACTGTATCAACTAATACGTTTATGCAATTGCAGTTAACAGgtaataactttatattttgtaaagtaacACAGGAAAGAAGATCAATTACGTACCTTACATTTATAACTAAGTAGGATGTGTGTTTGGCGAGCCgtgaaattaatgaaatatacttCGGATCTAGACGGACAATTTAATAATGAGATATTGTAGCTGAATTGTAGATAATTGTACATCTTTCGGCTTGCCAGTGTTCCGTACAACTTCAGAGGGTAGAATTTGATTCTtggtctgtttttttttctgtacataAAGGATTGAAACAGAAACTTAAGCAAGGCTTGTCTCTATGTCTGTACGTCATCAGGTTGTATCTCTTGAATTGTGATttaacatttgaaatgtttacaaACGATGTATACATATGCCGCTATAACGACACACAGAATAACCGTTTCATAGGTGATATTTTGTTTCCaaaatcgtttttctttttattaatgcaataaaagtTAATTCGGCCATTTGTCAGAGTCTCATTTGACcaattttttagttttcatcATGTACATATgtgaaaactaaaacaaaaaactatacaATCCTGGAGTCTTCGAGGAAGTAAAGATTTCCTGTTTTCAAATCAACTGAtctaagaaaaattaaaatcagcTCATGGGCATGCATGAAATGATATAACGGTtgaacattaaacattttatttaatgtcaataGTTTATTAATCACAACATTGCTAATTCAAGAaagaaagtttaatataaaaatgggAGCATTGCAATATTCTTATAAAGCCACGGGATTCTGTATTATGAATCAATCAATCACGGGTGCGATAATTACGATTTCATATGCGCACATTATTGAAATCAATTAGTAAACGGAATTCGCTCagtaatcagtttttttttgtgttgaatatctactctaacaaaattaatgtgaataattattttgtaatgcaTCGAGAATTACAAACCGGATAGCaactacttatttaaataaaattgacttgAGTGAAGGCGTTACTTGAATTATAAAGATTAAGACTGTTGACAGGTTAAAACACTTTTGGTGCAATCGCACTTGATACTGAGGTTAGAGGAAAAGGGTAGCGTTTGATTTCAGCCTGTAAGGTCATATGCTCTCTAAAATGCCCATATACCTGTAAATATACAGTATTAGACTGAAAATATCTAATAGATAaataatggatttatttatgatttcttGAATCATAAAAAGTTACATggatgaatttaaaaaacaaaattagtgtTATGAATGCGGTAGTGAGCGATCCTGCACCTACGTACATGTAAATCCACTGCACGGTCACCACGACATCCTTCACACGACGAGTGAATCCTTGACCTAAATAGTAGTTAAAGGAATTGCACCATGTTTTAGAAAAcgaaatcaaattgttttaattattatggttCTTGCCTTGCTACGTATGATAATCATAATACTGCAGAAACAAAACCCATTGAAGGTTACCAGTGCTACAGACAAAAAcacattgaattaaattatgattcagaattatattaaattaattattgaccTATCAGCATCAGTTAATGAAATGCTGAAAGTATTTTGCTGCTAAATTCTACTTAATTGTTACAGTAAGTGtgaaactataataatatataactataACAAATCTTCctgatttgttaatttttgtgttttctatGTACAAGTTATTGCTTACATTACATTTAATCGTTCGCGGTTGTTATTAAtccgtaaaaaatattatttgttaatcctCTTTATGCTTGAATGCGCTGAAATGTTTCATAAAACGCGTTACTTGATTCTAGTCATTTCGTAGTTAGATGTCGTGTTGTAATAACATTGATTGATTGGTTAGCTTCTGTATATcgatatagtttttttttcataaatggctgaagaaattaaagaaatgGATCGtgtgaaatttaaaatcaacGGCAGAAACTATAGCGGtctgtattatttataacatgtattacatttttatttattttctaacgttggtgtttaatttttttttggaaaccagttttcttttaacaaattaattgagTTTTGCTATACATTACGTAATACTGAAACGATTTTCGATTCTTTACCTGTCGCATTTTAGAgcccaacatttttttttcatatatttcttgttttatccATCGTTATAGAGTTTTGTCCCATGAACTGTGATaatgattgtaatttaattacgttttcAGCGGGTTCTGAATTTTCTGTGGACCTGACGTTAAATGACTACATACGTCGCTATGCGGAGCTGCGCGGCACTAAGTACATGTGTCAGGAGGGCGGCTGCGGCGCGTGCGTCGTCAACGTGCGAGCTCGTCAGCCCGGCTCACAGGAAATGTGTTCCTTCTCCGTCAACTCTGTAAGTACTACtacaacgtatttttttaatatttattaatatccaaagaggagctcgtggctaagctataaccgcataagtgattcgatcacaggttaagctatgcttgacgcggttggtccgtagatgggtgaccatctttgtcataacgagttcctccgtgtttcggaaggcacgttaaattgtgggtcccggctgttattcctacatctttgacagtcgttacagatagtcagaagctgaaaaaagtctgacagccagtctaaccaaggggtatcgtgttgcccaggtaactgggttgaggaggtcagataggcagtcgctccttgtaaaacactggtacttagctgaaaccggttggactggtagccgaccccaaaatagttgggaaaaggctaggccgatgatgatgatggataTAAATCCTTGAATAGCGGGGGATTTcaccaacattcaagtcaaagtCTGACTGGGGACAAATATTAACTAATCACacaatgcttgtcatacgcgggcaTCGAGCCTTGATACGCCTCTATCAGTGGgtttttggcgtggtgacctccaCCAGTTGACTATCCGAAACTAACTTATGACGACTTCTTTCCAGAGGTCTTACCACCgcgttttaaagttatattgcaACACTTTTAAAAGGCCACGCTAATTGTAATAGTTTAGCAGTAGTGGAAGTGTGAGAGCCCAAAACCAAATTCTTGCAGAAGTAAGCAAACGCAAACGTTGATAGAGACATTTTATTCCCGAACTCATTAAACAATATCGCATACTTTTCTGTTAACTATTACGTTATAGAAACTacatgcattattttaattgtttctatATCCTTAAGAATCTGAAGCATGATAAAGTTAAGGGCTAGTGACAACTTAAACTATTTCGCTCTAACCCTCGTACTTGAACTTGTCCTTGTACATTGTATGTCACGAACGAAGGTTTGTCTGTTTCTAAAGTCGATTTGACTTGAAGATATACTACTGTCTGCTAGACGGCAACTAATTAGGCCTAGAGCGATTAAAAGGATTTAAACTGTCAAACAATCTCAAGCACTTACTTGGTCCTTAGGCCTTGACTCGACCCGAGTTGGGTTTGATAGGTACTGTGAAGGTAAAACCTTTTACGCACAAGATAATGCAAGTATTTGTGACATTTTGCCTCTAAGCTAACTGACTTCGAGCGATCCTAACCCTTGATCTTGTACATACACGCTTTTTTGAAGATAAACCGCAATCGGAAGCCTCGCGTAAAATGGCAAAAAAAGTAGTAGTTCTCTaagattctgaaataaaatgtgaaaaatttaCTATAGTCTGAATTTGACGTATTCAGTTTAAGTAACTGAGAATAATAGGTAGAACCGGCAAATAAATGATACTTATTTTTTCGTAATAGTGTCTCGTGGCTCTGATGTCCTGTGATGGCTGGGACATAACAACTATCGAAGGCATTGGAAACAGGAAGACTGGTTACAACATCATACAGAAACGTCTCAATCATTTCTTTGGGTCACAGTGTGGATATTGCAGTCCAGGATTTGTTATGAGCATGTATAGGTAAAGTTGTCTTTTCTTAATaagcatttttcaattttatgttatatttacgtttcgtcattattattattatcttacagTCTTGTAGATGGTAGTGAGCGTCACTTGACTGAAGCAGAAGTTGAAAACTCGTTTGGTAGCAACATATGTAGGTGTACTGGCTATCGTCCTATTTTAGAAGCATTCAAATCACTCGCTCTACACCCAGATGCAAGCGTACTGGATAAGATAAAGGATATTGAAGACGTGTCTGAACAAATATGTCCTAAATCTGGTAAAACGTGTGGCGGTACTTGTGGGATCACTGACGACTGGTGTTTAGTGAACATGAATAATACAAGCAACAAGGATTTACCGAAGAAGATATCTTTAGCTGATGGAAGATTGTGGTACGCTGTTAACAATATACGAtcgatttttaatgttttggatGATGTCGGAGATGACTCCTACATGTTGATCGCGGGTAATACCGCGCAAGGTAATTTATCCATAAGTATATACTTCCTTGGTATCAATCACGGTGTTTTGTTATAGTTGCGGCATCGAGACGTcttagatgtttttttataactattagaAGAATCATTCAAAACCATAACAAATACACAAGTCCGTATTACAACAGAAGATTATTTTACAGATTTACagaaacacattattttaaagacTTGGTTTTGTCCCTAGAGAAATCGTTACAGATTCCTACCTGTCcgaaaaataagttaaaaccGTTTGGATGCTAAGACCTTCTGAGAAACAGAAagtactttaaacaaaaatatttaacctcCTTACTGTATTTCAGGAGTGGTTCCGATTGATTTTTATCCTAAGCTGTTGATTGACATAAGTGATGTTAAGGAGCTTGCCACACATTACATAGATGTGAACTTGGTCTTAGGAGCTAATACAACTTTAACTGATACAATGAACCTATTTAAAGAATTAGCAAATTCAAACGAAGATTTCTGGTACTTAGATGTACTCTACGATCATTTGGATAGAGTTGCTCATATACCAGTCAGAAACGTAAGTAGCTTACATATGAACTAAAACTATGTAGTAATAGTTATTAATGTAGctagtaaatgttttttaaatgcttttctTTATGTCAGACAATCTGTAAGTCTGTAAATAGCACAATAATTTAATGACGTTTAATGGATCAAAtaatttttaggatttttttataataactatcgtgagactgattcattattaaatgatgtaacggtttactcgcgttcgactcgcgatcccgccgcgtctgctcatgattaaggactccggttgggtccgaaactagtcgggcacccccgataaatacgcatgagtaaaccgttagatcatttaatcatttttagGATATTTTGGTTTGGCCTGTAGATAAGGTTAGAGTAagaataattatacttatttggGTTTTTACTGTCTTTCTAACATTTACTTCGATGTTTCTAGGTTGGAACGCTTGCTGGTAATTTAGCTTTGAAGAATTGTTACCCAAGTTTTCAATCGgatgtatttctgttattgGATTGTGTCGGTGCTACTGTTACTCTTGGTAATATATACATTTGGAATAAGATTTCGTAAAAATACGTGTACAACATTTTAACAaagcaagtaaaatatttttttctttcagttgATCGTAATATGGCGCAGACAGAAATGAAATTACCTGAATTTTTGAGGACTAATCTGAGAGGAAAAGTTATGACGCAAATAAAATTGCGGCCTCTGTCACGAAACTATGAATTAGTAACTTATAAGGTAAGGCTAACGCATAATACTACGTAAGAGACCTATTGGTTCATATATCttctaattttttaatattcgatTTCCCTTATTTTGACCGATATACTTTCATCTGTACCTAAGTAAAAGTCCTTAGTAATATTCACCTGCGTGCGTAATATTGAAACTTGGTAAACAGGAACATTTGTTTCTAGATTACGAAGAGGGAGCAAAACGCTCAAGCTGAAGTGAATTCAGcttttcttttcaaattcaaCCCTCATACACATCTCGTTGACGAAGCTTCCATTGTGTACGGTAATATTAATCCATCATTTACCCACGCCTACGATACGGAAAAGTTTTTGAAGGGTCGcaatatatttaacaatgacACCTTACAATCAGCTCTGAGGATTTTGgaaaaggaaattaatcctAATGTACGACCACCGTACCCACCCCCGAGTGTCAGAAGAAAAGTGGCTTTAGGACTTTTTTACAAGGTATGTTAGTCCATCGTCTTAAGACAGGAAGTTGGTGTGCTTTTAAGGGTTGACTAGTTTtccaagaaattaaattaattaagaagcATAATTGCCAAATTTAAGGTCGCgatagtattataattatttttattacaggcCATCATAAAATTATGTCCGAAGGATATTTTGAACCCCATTTATAAATCTGGAGCGACTACACCAAGTGACGATAGACCACCAGTTAGTCGAAGCTATCAAGAATTTGACACTTATGAAAAAGAATATCCTATAACACAGCCGTTATTAAAGAGAGAAGGACTAATTCAATGTGCAGGTGAAGCTGTGTATAGCGATGACGAACCCAGAATCAAAGATGAAATATTTGGTGCGTTTGTTCTTTCCACTGTAGCAAAAGGAGATATAGAAAGTATTGATGGATCTGAAGCTTTGGTAAGTACTGAGTAATTTGTGCTAAACTCCGGGTATCTCAAAATATTCATGCACAAATACTAATGTATTCTTGTTCATTAACTAATAGAAACATGAAGGCGTTTTGGCAGTATTGACTTCCGCCGATATACCAGGAGTTAACAGCGTTATACGTCCAGATTTTGAACTCAGCATTGAAAATGAGGAACTTTTTGCCAgcgaaaaagtaatttattataaccaACCAGTTGCTCTTGTAGTGGCTGTGAATCAAAAACTGGCCGataaaatgacgtcattagtaaaagttcattacaaaaatgttcCAATGAAGCCTATTGTGTTTACTATTGAAGATGCAATACATGCTCCAAAACATGAAAACAGACTGGTGTCTTATCCTGGTATAGAGCCTACAGATAGAGGGACAAATACTAAGCACATTGTTAAAGGAACGTTTATTAGTCCACGCCAGTATCACCACATGATGGAGTTGCATACAACTGTTACCAAACCAGTTGATGAAGGATTTGAAGTAATATCATCTTCACAGTTCATGGACCATGTACAAGCATCAATTGcccaagttttaaaaatacctgagaGTTTGTAagcatttaaattgtttgttatcttttatctatttcattcatttatgcGAGTGTTTATGCATGCCCTTGTTTTTCAGTGTTATAGTCAAAACCCGAAGATGTGGAGGTGGTTTCGGTGCTAAAATTACAAGGCCTAACTTTCTAGCATGTGCAACTGCTTTAGTTGcccataaatttaataaaccgTGTAGGGTTGTCATGCCCATGACGACTATAATGCGAACTTTTGGTAAAAGACCTAATTCTAGATGTGACTACGAGGTTTGTGATTTTAAGTTAAAagatattcatttaaaaacacaCTGTTTTGAAAACGGATGGTTTGTTAGATatgcttattttgttttatgtttatgatataaaatacctacatgTTTTTGACAAGGTTGGAGTGGATGAAAAAGGAGAAATTCAGTATATGGACGCTGTGTTTTATGTTAACGATGGCCATTCtagtaatgaaaatgaaaacccATATGTTACAAGTTCCATACAAAATTGTTATGATTCGCGTAGATGGAAAGTTGCATCCTTTGGAGTTATAACTGATGCACCATCGAACACTTTTATGAGAGCTCCTGGTAAGCAATTCATGAACAAAATTAACTAATTTGATGTCGTTCagttaaaaatatggaaatatgTTTTAGGTGGATTTGAGGGGATTTCGGGTATAGAACACATTATGGATCATATAGCTGAAGAAATAAATAGAGATCCAGTTGAAGTTCGCATGGTTAATTATCGCCTACAAGATAACGATTTACCTAAGCTGGTCCCAATGTTCCTtgaaaaaattaattacaaagagAGACAGGAAAGAATCAAAGAATTCAATAAACTAAATAGATGGAAGAAACGTGGGATGAAGCTTAATAATATGGCTTTTCCAACCGCCTATCTAGGTAATTACGGAGCACTTGTGTCTGTATACCATGGCGATGGAAGTGTCGTAGTTAATATTGGAGGTATCGAGATTGGGCAGGGAATTTTTACTAAAATGGCTCAAGTGGCAGCATTCGAATTCGATATTCCTGTAGAAACCGTTAGTATCATACCTTGTCTTAACTTTGCAACTCCAAACACGTTCGCAACTGCGTCGAGTATCACAAGTGAATGTTGTGCATATGCTGTAATAAGATGTTGTGATCAGATCAAAGCTCGACTGGCACCGTTTAGAGCAGCCAGGCCACAAGCTTCATGGAGAGAAATCGTGTTCGAAGCTGATGCACAAGGAGTTTCATTGCAAGCGAATTATTTAACAAGTGACAATGATCCACGGCTAATCAATTATTCCATTTTCGGCATAGCTGTCACAGAAGTTGAAGTAGATATTTTAACTGGTACTAAATGGATCGTTCGGGCTGATATTTTTGAAGATGCTGGTCGGAGTCTGAATCCAGGCATTGATGTAGGGCAGGTGAGTTGAAAATGCATGTACgcttttttttaaaatgaagaattgataattctacaaaaaaaactaaagtcgCATTTCaattagatatattatattatattttaccttCTTAGGTGGAAGGAGCTTTCGTAATGGCTATTTCTTTATGGCTGATAGAAGATATTGTTTATAACGAACATACTGGAGAGTTATATACTGACCGTACATGGACTTACAAAGTTATAGGTGCAAAAGATATACCGTATGATTTCCGTGTGTTTTTGCGACGAAAACGTCCTAATCCTGTTGGAATTTTGGGATCTAAAGGTAAATAAGAGTGAAGTGTGAGTTAAATTATGAGGGATTTTAAACTGAGTTATTTAAACGgaccttaatattttttaaagctgtCGGAGAGCCTCCTGGCTGCTTAGGATATGTGGTAGTTGAATCACTGAGAGATGCGATAGAAGCTTCACACAGAGACAGCGGCTatgatacaaaatatgtttgcCTTGGTAAGTACATCTGTCTTCTTAGAAGATTGCAATGAGTTTTGCCGCTTATAATTATTGGTATTGAATTATTGGGCACAATATTGTTTTCTAGTAAAAATTTTGACTTTAGAAATAACGATAAAAcccttatttttaaattgcagaGGTTCCAGTTAATGTTGAAAGTCTGATAGAAGCGGCGGACGTGAAACTGGAGGAATTcgtattgtattgaaatttaaaaatcataatttaagttTACCTGGATATTACTTAGTTTAAGTTATTGGTAAAATAAGTCCATTCATAGCGATTTCCTCATTTcgtttattaattatctttatagAAGTGGAGCAGGAAGTTTCTATGTTTTGTTACCTAAcgataataaagtaataatgtCGGTCCTACCTAAGCGTTTATATAAAAGCAGAATGATTCTCTTTGTCGGTCGTAAATCCATTGCTTGTTCTAGGGTTTATTTGATTATGTGGACGGCCTCGGCGCCGGGATGGACATAACCGAGTTTATTGCTTACTTAAATAACTACCGTCCCAGGAGACCCCTTCCCTATAATTTTTGTTGCACGTAATTCATTTCTCAATCTTTAATAAAGCCTTGGAGTGCAGTTTATGcgttttgatttgtttgttcATGAATCTATGCCTAATATATTTGTAGCACGAAAAGTGTTGTGTTCCTGCAAATTAGTATGAGGAAGTACCTAATAGTTATGGGGATTATTAGGTTGTGtgttatgtatattttgataCGTTCCCATTCCAGTTCCcttttacgttttataaaaaaaacacattttaaccAACAAACTTTTCTTCTATCAAAATATACCGACAACTTCTCTGAACATACAATAgagaacaaaaaattaaataacaatgttacCAAGAATGACATTCACTGTAGTCGTCGAAACTCTCGTAGAAGGTATTGTGGTCCTCATAGATCGTATTTGATTTAAGATGAGGCCAGACAAAGGCGTTAGGTATCATTTTAGATCAAAGCCCACGGCTGACAGTTCGACCAGAGCCAGCGCACCGGAAAATAGCCTGCTCATGAAACTGAGACGCAACGCCAGCGGCTGGCGATTAAGTCTCgattacatgttttatttatgttaaaggTTGTCAGCTTAAtgtatttcagttttttattttagttggaaACTCTAATTGATAGGATGTAGgaaaagtatttcaaatatatttaatttgaatacctATGTATGTCTAAG contains:
- the LOC113502107 gene encoding xanthine dehydrogenase-like, which encodes MDHIAEEINRDPVEVRMVNYRLQDNDLPKLVPMFLEKINYKERQERIKEFNKLNRWKKRGMKLNNMAFPTAYLGNYGALVSVYHGDGSVVVNIGGIEIGQGIFTKMAQVAAFEFDIPVETVSIIPCLNFATPNTFATASSITSECCAYAVIRCCDQIKARLAPFRAARPQASWREIVFEADAQGVSLQANYLTSDNDPRLINYSIFGIAVTEVEVDILTGTKWIVRADIFEDAGRSLNPGIDVGQVEGAFVMAISLWLIEDIVYNEHTGELYTDRTWTYKVIGAKDIPYDFRVFLRRKRPNPVGILGSKAVGEPPGCLGYVVVESLRDAIEASHRDSGYDTKYVCLEVPVNVESLIEAADVKLEEFVLY